A window of the Bufo gargarizans isolate SCDJY-AF-19 chromosome 1, ASM1485885v1, whole genome shotgun sequence genome harbors these coding sequences:
- the LOC122925133 gene encoding gastrula zinc finger protein XlCGF17.1-like: MQHPSGENFNVLPGLHSTDLSYNPPNHEEPSPSESQSVTTSTGQKVLRRGKRFRKSSVLSTDSRIHTREKSYSCSESGKCFIEKSVLSRHKKIHVGEKSYSCLTCGKCFTQKSDLVTHERIHTGTKPYPCSECGKCFRQTSSLGRHKRIHTGEKPYSCSECGKCFRVKSNLNEHERIHTGAKPYSCSECGECFKDKPHLSKHERIHTGAKPYSCSECGKCFTEKSSLVIHTRIHTGEKPYSCSECGKCFIRKSILVRHEKIHTGEKPYSCSECGKCFITKSHLDTHKIIHTCAKPYSCSECGKSFRNKSYLSIHERIHTGAKPYSCSECGMCFTQKSHLVKHHRRHTEGKPFSK, translated from the coding sequence ATGCAGCACCCTTCAGGAGAAAACTTTAATGTGCTTCCAGGACTTCATAGTACAGACCTATCGTATAATCCCCCTAATCATGAGGAACCTTCTCCTAGCGAGTCACAAAGTGTTACTACAAGTACAGGTCAGAAAGTGCTTCGGCGTGGGAAACGGTTCAGAAAAAGCTCAGTTCTTTCTACAGACAGTAGAATTCACACAAGAGAGAaatcatattcatgttcagaaagtGGGAAATGTTTCATAGAAAAATCAGTTCTTAGTAGACATAAGAAAATTCACGTGGGAGAGAAGTCGTATTCATGTTTaacatgtgggaaatgttttacacagaaatcagatcttgttacacatgaAAGAATTCACACCGGAACAAAACcatatccatgttcagaatgtggaaaatgtttcagaCAAACATCAAGTCTTGGTagacataagagaattcacacaggagagaagccatattcctgttcagaatgtgggaaatgttttagagtTAAATCAAATCTTAAtgaacatgagagaattcacaccggagcaaaaccatattcatgttcagaatgtggggaaTGTTTTAAAGATAAACCACATCTTAgtaaacatgagagaattcacaccggagcaaaaccatattcatgttcggaatgtgggaaatgtttcacagaaaaatcaagtcttgttattCATacgagaattcacacaggagagaaaccatattcctgttcagaatgtgggaaatgttttatacgGAAATCAattcttgttagacatgagaaaattcacacaggagaaaagccatattcctgttcagaatgtgggaaatgttttataacTAAATCACATCTTGATACACATAAGATAATTCACACTTGCGCAAAACcatattcgtgttcagaatgtgggaaaagttttagAAATAAATCCTATCTTAgtatacatgagagaattcacaccggcgcaaaaccatattcatgttcagaatgtgggatgtgttttacacaaaaatcacaTCTCGTTAAACACCATAGACGTCACACAGAAGGGAAACCATTTTCTAAATAA